The window AATGATTCTTCAGCAGGCCGGATGTGACGTCGTTTGTTTTACATCGCCATCTGATTTCCTGGCGCAGGTCAATTCATTGCCACCAGGCGTCATTGTCACCGATCAGGTAATGCCACAAGTCGAAGGCACAGAACTGCAGCAGCAGGTGGCGGATCGAACGAACCAGTTTCGGGTCATTCTGGTAACGGCATTTCCCCGCACAAGCCTGGCGGTTGCCGCGATGAAGGCTGGGGCGATTACGGTGCTTGATAAACCATTCGACCGAGCGCAATTGCTGCAGGCAGTTGAAGAAGGATTCCGCCAGCTGGAATCCGCTGAGTCAGCCTCAGATTCACTTCCGCCAGTTCTTCCAAACGGAGA is drawn from Planctomycetaceae bacterium and contains these coding sequences:
- a CDS encoding response regulator; this translates as MQMIEENAAGSQTAMNSDPLARSTSGIRRVYAVDDDAAVLQVLQMILQQAGCDVVCFTSPSDFLAQVNSLPPGVIVTDQVMPQVEGTELQQQVADRTNQFRVILVTAFPRTSLAVAAMKAGAITVLDKPFDRAQLLQAVEEGFRQLESAESASDSLPPVLPNGETYYSRLSDREKEVIRLVYDGATNKSIGIQLGISIKTVEKHRGKGMSKMNVSCLAGLIRLMDRERVG